The genome window attaataCAAATGGTATAGGTTTAAATTCCATCACATGTAAATTTTGTATTTgctttctaaaataaaaaggactaaaataccattgaataatataacttattttaattataaaaataaattttataatttttctaattaaattggTAGTTAATGAACAACTCAATTAGGAATTTAAATAGAAACACTACCCTTTCAATTTTGtctatttcaataaataaaattaataaattttagaaaatctcCCCAACTGAAGCCCCATCTTCCTGTTCCAGATGCACACACGGAAGATCTCATAAACAtgcagaaaaagaaaataaaaacattaaattgaatatattttgaatttaatcaaggactaaattgagcaAATAGTGCATAGACTAAATCGAATATACCATAACTTAAATCAACATACCAATTGATGAATTAAGTCAACATTATGGactaaatcaaacaaaaattacgggacaaaatcaaacaaaaataggggaaaaagttttaaaaaaaagggatatAAAAGTCAAATTCAGACTTTAATGTACGTTAAAGTATCCAGAAGGTCGGTAGAGACCGAATTAAATAAGTTTCAGatcaatttagttattatactattaaaagaattaaataaactCAAACTGTAACATAGGtaatatttattgtataaaaatatcttaaatttatttttaattgcagttcaatttcaaataataaataatattatataaatagtaaaaattaactatattctaatttgatcttatttaattctttttaatagtacatagattaaattaattaatttaattaaatacctATAATAAAGGTATCATTAAGAAAGAAACAATTTAAGTGCAGAATCATAATttcactctataaatatttcttttagaaTCCTATAATTAGCTTtgagatttaaaaaaatgaaagctttgatttttatgtaattttttttgaaaaaaacgttcaaaagtttcaactttttctcaaaacagtaaagaaaaaaaactttgactttcttttttaaatttagaaataagaaaaattcaaGGAAAGATCTGGATGATCGGCCGGAACGCATGCGGTGAGGCTCATTGGGTCATAGAGACAATCCTATAATTACTTATTTAGcctttcaattaaaaaatgtttttaacatttcatttaattttttttatctatttcagtctttaaatttacattttatcagattattttaaaatagaggaAAATGTTAACGTAGGTTAACTTTGTTAATGTGGACATATACATAGATTACCATGTAAATGCCACATAACcaatcaattattatttttaaatataaaaagtatttaaagtatttaaaattttgtcaaaaataaaaaatattatatttaaaagaataaaaatattaaaattaattattaatgtaacATCCATATGACAGTTCACATGTATGTCCAATtcaaaaaactatttttattaaattttccatctattttagagtaatttaataaaaaaatacaagatgaatgataaataaataactttttaaatgaCTTTactttaaataagtttaaagtgaaaaattaaatgtatgattaaaatatttttttagtttgaagGCTAGATACATGGttatatcttaaataaaaagaaaaacatgaacAGAGAATAaagattttactttttttaggaaaaggtttttgaatcaaaatgagAACAGAGCTTGaattggtttaaaatataaGGTAAATTGcactttacatatttttatcatttaattttaaaaagttataaaatgataattaaactatttaaaagttttcatataaattcttgaattatttaaaaactgaattattcgaaaattttatttgaatcattaaatcattaaattttatttttaaaatccaactaGCAAGTTCTAAGCaacaatataaatttcatataatgaattaattttacaaaacacGAAAGAGTTGGAGATTTACAAAATGTTGaggataaatttaattatgtaactaaAAATAGATTGTCAAACCAAGCAAATTAATTCTAAAActagttaaatatttaaaaatactaaaacttaattttgttgttttaaatactaaaatatataatttttatatgtatcaCATTAAACATATAATGTAAATCccctattaaaaaaatatcaaattcaagGGTTTGTGCCTTTGTTAGAGGTGTTATTAGAGATGCTAATGGGTTGCGGCAATGTGGTTTTTCAATGTAGATTGGAGAATGTACAATATTTCAAATTGAAGCAAGGGTGATGCTTGAAGGGCTCCACTTAGCATGGAACAAAGGATTTTGGAAGTTGGATTTGGAGTGTGATAACACTTTGTTGATTGAGATTATTCTTGCAGGTGGTGCTGTGAATAGCAGGTTGACGGAACTTCGACTGATACATTACATGCTTATTCGATATTGGGAGGTTCGTGTTAGACATATTCTTCGGGCGCAGAATACAGTGGTAGATTTTTTGGTCAAAATTGAATATccaaagttattaaaatttcatttattggAGGAAGTCCTTTTACCTCGTTTATGTCgttttattgtaaaaaaatataaactaaaaatactCTAGTTGTGTCACATAAAGCACAGAATAAAAGGCATGAATCACAAAAGAGAATAATACAGCTAACGGCAGCCCCACTTGGGCAATGGTTACACACCCATCTTTCTCGTGGTCACAGCTCACCAGCTAAAGGCATGAATCTCAAACATAATTTGTGTCACAAATATTTAAggctaattaattaaataagtattttttaaaattgagaaatatgttATGTCAGTGTATTGTATATTATGTTAACTTAAAGACtgaaaaaatgtaaaactttactCATGATTATGAACCGTCAATAAATTCTTAATCtaataccaaaaatattataCAGTTATATTAacggaacttttatttttatttctattttcatcATTGAGGTCTATTTAACATTACTTTTGCATTTGAAAATGTTATTGAAAAGTTGGATTTGAAAAAAGTGTTTTCGGAGAGTGCTATgaaaatatatagtttattaatttaaggTGTTTGATATTGGTGTTAACAAATACGATGGGACgctaaaatgttcattttaaacatgacggttaaaatttttaaaataaattaagttagacaatatttaaataatttaatataattataaataaaatatatttttaaatacttgttttaaatcatttaaatttaattacacatgaaatgttttaaattttaaatataataataaataatttaatataattatatttgtaaatagtatttaaataatttaatataatgatacataaaatataaattaatccaaaattttaaatatattttaaatagttaatacaaataagagtattttgataatttgcaCTTCAAAacgcaaaaagaaaaatccaaaagcACCTAAATCCCAATTTTCCCAAAAAGCATTCTTGAACTACACCTTAATATCTTTGGTTAATGtggatattttaaatatttaagtattAAGGTTCGAGTTTTATCATATGTAAATTGCGATGTGAGGGTCTTCAATCCCAATATATGCATATTCCATGAATGGGTTTTGTTCTAATTATTTGTCGCTTGTGCGTGCTTTGTGCTAGTTTTGATTCTACATTATACTTGTTCAAACATATACGTATGAGTGTAATGGtcaaactttcaatttcatttttcaaattttgctttTAGTTTCTATATTATGTGTAAATTGTAAATTCAACCCTTCTactctaatttaatcatttttagcTCATGTACTTTTTAAACTTTAGAATTTCAACCCTAGATCAAATAGTAgccattaaattcattaaaaattttgctatttctaaaatctaatgcaacaaatatattatcacatatgTAATACTATGTTAGTTTGCTACTTTCACATGatactcacaaaaaaaaaattaatgaattttgtaACGACCTGATAGTCAGGGGTGTCAAAAAGTGTATTTTCGGAACTCTGTACCcataaactattaaatatttacgaggctagctttgtaatgacccaaatttaaggttatcgaaacagtggtttcgggaccacaaatccgatgaggaaaattttatttttcttatatttttatgctctaaaatttcacaaaatgatttcgtgaaaatttcgttcgaaaatttcgacgtttgggcactcaatttagtcaaaaggactaaattgtaaaaagtgcaaaagttgagttctacatgttagaggtttcaaattgttatgaaactttaaattggaggtccttatatgttaattagaccattggtaacttggtagacaaaaatggacatgagataagtgaaatagaaaatttttaagttaggggcaatttggtaatctagtaattaaaatgaattaaaagggaaaaagatggcaaattatgctcatcttcttcatatgaatgaaatcagcaaggggggaagccatagttagggttttcaagcttccaagctccatagtaagtgatcccaagccccgtttttaatgttctttacgtttttgagatctcggtagcttaatttagcttattctagcaataatttaacctagggtttatatttggaaaaatacccataggtgaaaagtgtttattttgatgttttatgatataatatgaagctaaaaattatgttaaacaacttttgctaagcgattttaagtgaaaacgagtaaaacgacataatcggtaaaaatacctaatgttcataagtacatgttagagtgggaatttgatgttgccatagaagggaaaaatgttcagcatgttataaaaaaaaagaataagagatgaagtttaattttcgagccttgtggcaaaaatgtaattatgtaaaagtttaggggcaaaatcataattttgaaaagttagagtcgagggctgttttgatgaatgtgagtattaaataagttaaatttgctattttagatcaagaagaacgaaactcgaggttagacaaagggaagaagaaagttgaagactaagttgttgaattggactatatttgataccgaggtaagtttacggtaaataaatgcaatatttcaatatttattattaatgctgttaatttccagcaattatgaatttattttatgaatttatttgatgatgatccaagcatgaaatgatagagaattaaaatttaaaagtccccttgatacataaggatggtactggatatgaatgtcatgacatttgggtaaagagatcccatgtaagaccatgtctgggacatggcattggcatccttaagatcatgagaggtcccatgtaagaccatgtctgggacatggcattggcaccgagatgagaggtcccatgtaagaccatgtctgggtcatggcattggcaccgagatgagaggtcccctataagaccatatctgggacatggcatgggcaccaacatgagaacatcccatgtaagaccatgtctgggacatggctttggcatgttattatcagaagagacccgagtatccttattattccaatgtggttcaacgggctagtaaacgaatcaggtacatgaaagttcagttaaagataagaaatggcaagctcaggtgagttataagagttaagaatttattatattaacaattgatATTCAACGATGCaacaagagaagagtaagttatgcaTACAAGTATattaagtaaacaagcaagagaactagtatgagattaactaaagaataaactagagatatagacatttgagtttaactatttgagttaaatattgttatttatttgctagtaaacttactaagctttatgcttacatcttttatttctctttctcttatagtattacaaggctacttcaaggatcctaaagaagtcggagatcgtccacactatcaaccacaaagAACTCGGTATTTTTATGTTGAACCATGTtgagtatggcatgtatagggatttagttattctaaatgtttgtatttatgatcttgctaaagaatgatgtgtaagtatttgatgatgcaTGGTTGCTAAAATGGTTAAGTACGgaagtgtttgttgttataaaagtttaggtGATAAactatgcatagaaatcataaaagggtaaaattctgcaaagaaacagaattcaggcagcactgtgacgtgactttgaaaaatcacctaggatggtataaaatgaattagaggatgaatgatatatgaaattaaatcttgttgagtctattttcatggaaaaataacaaggtagcaaaaggaaatttatattttaagatatgtgaattttagtaagatggggtcagaactgtttttggagtcccctgttctgagtttagaaaataattaaaaattgtacaaaaatggttatgagttgaaatttacatgcttagattccttaatgagtctattttctgtaggaacaagtgggaatagcatatgaaaatcctataatgagaaaagttattttttagtaacaagaggtcagaatagtcgaatggtgaagcaggggatactttaactaataaactgtactaattggctgaaccaaaaattctaaaaattttatggtaggaagatatatgagtctagtttcaaggaaaatttacggagttaaattttgagttccgtagctcaagttataattaatttagtgactgctgcgcaatTGGACagctttgctgtaaatagtgaaaataatttgcaaaagtaaaattttatgctccgaattagtaagataagttaagtaatgcctcgtgctcgactccggcaacggtctcgggtaaggggtgttacaagcttagtagctaattaatttttggattagtaaattttgtaaattaggagttattaaagtatagggactaaatcgcgtaagggttaaaagttaaattacaaattgaaataaactaaaagggCTAAAGTAGCAATTGTGCCACTTAATTAATGTTGTGTATATGTGGCCGGCCATGGGCTAAAtaacatacatgtatatatatattatatatatagtaagtaataataataaataaaatgaaaagaaattaaatgaaatagaaagaaagtGGAAAGAAATAGATGAATGCATgcaaattagaaaagaaagaaaaagaaaagagagaaagggtCGCACGGCTAAGGGACCTAGGGTTCAAATCCaaattaattagtataatttaatttaatttttcttgtaatttttacgtttttggaattCTGTCACCTAGAGTTAACCGACTTAGgttgtaatttttagtattgttcaagattttagatgttgacattgttgaatagtttaagtattagATTGTCGTGACCTGCCCTTgtatattataatgttaatgGCTAgcttacatgtttaaattatgattgattatttgttttgatttgttagTAATGCTCGTGACCCTAATCCAACGACggagaggggttaggggtgttacagatttaACAAATGTTATTTGaatcaatattgaattttaaaattcgaaaaacATAGAGgctaaaaatgatcaaattggagaaaatgaactaaatttataacCTACACATAgtacaatattaataattgttaTACCCTACCTTGGCTTGGACACCTGGCAACATGGGAGGCAGCTTTGAAAGGCTCTCATGGATGGCTCCCTGTCCTATTCCATCAGAAATGGTTGTCCGACTGGTTACACCGGCATACCTCATACGAACCGCTTTTAGCCACCCGCTACGAACTGCCCATAGGGACCATTGAAAGAACACTAAGGAATAATAACTTCGTACTACCTCAGTAAAGAGAATGTTAGAGCAACGCCACACAAAACTGCACTTGACAACAACTGACATATAATGAACATGTCGCTTGATTGACCACACGAGCAGGTCACACTTCGTATTGTTGATGACACGACACTACCAGACAAGGGGACTTCCCCTTATATATACCCCAACACACAAAGAATAAGGATCTTCTTCTCCCTTTAGCATTCTACCTAAGAATCAAGACTCTCACAACTTCCTCCTTCCCAAACAACCACTGCCTTCTCCTCCCTTTCTCCTCCTTGTTGAACACTAACGtcaataatagcaaaatttaaccaaacgaATTTAATTGTCatgattgaaatttaaaaattctaaaaatataagaactaaAAATGATTAGTTCAGAAAGTTTAggcactaaaattgaaaatagaaagaCTAAATCCAAAACATAAACGTAGTAGTGGGGACTAATATGAGAGTTTAACCTAATCATTCGTAACACCCATAGGGATCATACAGTTGGGCGGCTGCTAATTGCCTACTATTTTTTCGTTACCGCGCATCGCgtgaaaagaaggaaaaaaagggtttttataCTAAATTCAAAAAGTAGCGTCCAATACGGGTCAAACTCGGAAATATATAAGAAGCTGTATTGATTTATGAAGAGTTTGTATGCAACTTCCCTCTGCATTTCtcattgcttttcttttttaacaagTTTCTTGGAGAAGGGGTCACTGGTTCTCTCTTCTCTCTTCTTAGATCTCTAAGCTAAGCATCTACATGGCTTCTGCAAACAGATGGCTCAAACCTGAGGTACCTATTCTTTTGCCTTCTCTTCATTCATTGTCTGCTCAAAAGCCTCATAACTTATTCATCTCATGtttaaacttaaatttgtttgtttgttcatATCAGATCTATCAGTTGGGTATATCAAAACCATGTTAGATCCAATTCCAGATTCTTTCATCTTCTTTTACCGTTTGCTTAAGCCTTCTCATTTGTAACTAAACTACCATGCTGCCAAGGCTTAAGGGTTTCATATTCTTGTTATGTTCTTTTACTGTTTGCTTAAATGCTTCTCATTTGTAACTACGATTTGTGCTTTTTCATGAATCAAATGATCGTGTTTTACATCATATCCGAACATTTGTCCAGAACAAACAGATCTGAATCGAAAGTCTAACAAACTGAGAAGTCTGTTTCATTAATGATGTCGGTCATGTTTACAATTTTACTTCCTTGTCCATGGCTGTTAGGTGTATCCGCTATTTGCATCGGTGGGTGTGGCGGTCGGCATTTGTGCCATGCAACTTGTCAGGAATATCACCACCAACCCTGATGTCAGGTATATCTCATATATGCAGTATTATGGCAGCTCTGTCTGACAGAAAATTGAGATAACAATGCAAATGGTTATGAATGTGAAACAGGGTAACCAAAGAAAACAGGGCAGCTGGAGTTCTTAACAACTTTGAAGAAGGTGAAAAATATGCAGAACATGGACTGAGGAAATTTGTGCGCAACAGACAACCTCAGATTATGCCCTCCGTTAATAACTTCTTCTCTGACCCTAAATAAAATCCATTTGCACAATTCTTCAAAATTGGATGAAAGTAAGGCATAAAGACGATTGTATTCTTGACTGCCAagttttttgaaatatattcttcttgaataattaaaataataagatttcaTTCCTTTCCCTTTCTTCTTCTGTTGTAGGCTTCTAGCTTATGTTAGCCAAATTCCAAATTGATTGtctgttgatttttttttaattatttaaatttacatataaatattgtAAGAACTCTACAATGCCGCAAGGGTTGAAAAAGATTGGAATCAAAACTCAAAATCTGTTGCATGCCATTATTTAAGAATGATGGAATGAAGCaattaaattgagttttggGTTATAACCATCTTTGTTCAGCTGTAGGATGAAGATAAAAGGGGATGGTGACAATATCAAACGCCAATTTATTTGTATCTTGTAATGGTTTCGGTGACTAGAAGTGAAAAACTGTCATATAAACAAAGCTAGAATActaattttcaagtaaaaatCTTTGTTGTATGGACAACTCGCTAGAAGCtgctaaaaaacataatttgcaATTTGTCTCAAGTTTTGCATCTACCAGACTGAAATTGTTTATTGAAAAGTAATGTCATCTTAGTTTCTTTGTGgtttaatcatattttcttaatttgtttgATAGGTGAAAAGAGATTTAGAAtaggaataaattaaatttttaacctACACTTCGTATCaggttaataatttaaatttaaaagttgcaattatatttgtttttttttatacaatgatAATTCACTTCAGTACATTCAAACCTACATCTAATgatatttagactaactaatagcattataaatattgagataccaaattaagtcaaaattaaaatataaaattaaaaactcaaatttgagggggccaaatttgaaatttaaccaatttttatATACTCCAAAATCAAGGATACCTGTCAAAACGCACGCAGCCGGGCATTGAGCACAGAGCTAGTATTTTTTCGCCTTTTACTAAACAACACTGTGTTTTTCCCAGCCAGAATCTGGGGTTTGCATCACTGACAGAATACTGTGATTCCTTCTCAAATTCATTACAAAGCAAGATGATTTCAAGCTATTGTTAATGGTAAGTTGCTTGTTCAAATTCAGCAGTTTCAATTACAAATTTGTCACCAAACAAAATTGATCTTTACTCACTctagaaactttattttttatatatgtgtgtatgtaaTCTAACATATGCGTGTATGTTATGGTTTACTAGAACCTAACTAAACTTTGATTGCCATAAAAGATGCAGGCAAAATTTGGCCCTGTGAGTATAACTAGAAATTTACACTATTGCTTGTTAATGGCGGTTTACCCTACAACTGAAAGAAATTGTTAAAAGGATTTGCAGGTGCTTAGTAAGTTGTAACTTGCAAGTAATGCTCCTCCAGCATGATGCACCATTCATTGTTTCCACATGATTTGATGGATCTTGACTAGAATTCTCCCCCAGAAAGTTGGTCTTCAGGACTCATAAACAGAATTCTTCATTTGAGTTCTAAAAGCTGTCCACATACCTTCAAACCAGATTCTTAGGGTGGTTGCTCTTGGATGATCTCAAAAATTCAGCCACCAACTTCGAGAACCAAGAAGATCTGTCCTCGAGTAATATCTTTGGCTTATCGTATTCGACTATCATCCCTGGAATTAAACCATTTCTTTGTCACAAACAgctaaatttaacttatacatttttaatagtattaacTATGTGTCATAACTTTGTATATTGATGCTTTGGTAATATGCAGGAGAGAGTCTTTCAGACTTACCTTTATCAAGAACCAAAACCAAGTCATTGTCGATAACAGTTGGTATCCGATGTGCCACAGTGATGACTGTACATCTGCATGTCTCTTTCCTTATTGTCTCCTGAATTACATTGTCTGTAGCTGTATCAATGGAAGCCGTTGCCTCATCCAACACCAAAATTCTCCTTTTCTTTAGGAGCACCCTAGCCAGGCAAACAAGCTGTCTTTGTCCAACACTCCAATTCTCTCCATCTTCAGCCACTGCACAATTTTGCCGGAGGAAATTATGTCAagtggaatatatatatacacacacaagcacatattttatatataattagaaatta of Gossypium raimondii isolate GPD5lz chromosome 3, ASM2569854v1, whole genome shotgun sequence contains these proteins:
- the LOC105794543 gene encoding uncharacterized protein LOC105794543, with translation MASANRWLKPEVYPLFASVGVAVGICAMQLVRNITTNPDVRVTKENRAAGVLNNFEEGEKYAEHGLRKFVRNRQPQIMPSVNNFFSDPK